A genomic window from Shewanella vesiculosa includes:
- a CDS encoding coproporphyrinogen III oxidase family protein — MSPIIQSASHELIKPYQSNITVPNWMISSMERVMQYYVDKNLRLDTISTDRMPKPVEGKKYMLYAHIPFCHTLCSFCTFHRFLFREDKAREYFVALRKEMQMAKDLGYEFESMYIGGGTTTVLEDELARTIEHAKNLFPGIKEVSCESDPQHLASPEFKQLKGLVDRMSIGVQSFDDGILKMTDRLDKFGSGQQTFDRIMAAKELFPIINVDLIFGFRGQTEEIIRSDLEMASKLDPRQITTYPLMITHQTRKSVKADLAAPHGEMVNQYRQILNRLTGQYTQLSAWAFGKTNDEGFDEYVIDYDEYLGVGSGSFSFLNDTLYVNTFSLKKYQQRIAEGRMAVEQQKKYQLKEVMQYRFLLGMFSGRLSRQYFRDTFNVNLDTALFKEMASMKAMGALKNDPINPDKLIVTDNGKMLGLLMMKEFYSGMDNVRAQLRQPLAEADM; from the coding sequence ATGTCTCCAATTATTCAATCAGCCAGTCATGAGCTGATTAAACCTTATCAGTCAAATATTACGGTACCCAATTGGATGATCAGTTCTATGGAGCGGGTGATGCAATATTATGTTGATAAGAATTTGCGTCTCGACACCATCTCAACAGACCGCATGCCTAAGCCCGTTGAAGGCAAAAAATACATGTTGTACGCACACATTCCGTTTTGCCATACCTTGTGTTCATTTTGTACTTTTCACCGATTTTTATTCCGTGAAGACAAAGCGCGCGAATATTTTGTGGCGCTGCGCAAAGAAATGCAAATGGCCAAAGATTTAGGCTATGAGTTTGAATCTATGTACATTGGTGGCGGAACGACTACCGTACTTGAAGATGAATTAGCCCGCACAATTGAACACGCAAAAAATCTCTTTCCTGGCATTAAAGAAGTCTCTTGTGAGTCGGATCCACAACATTTAGCCAGCCCTGAGTTTAAGCAGTTAAAAGGTTTGGTCGACAGAATGTCGATTGGGGTACAAAGCTTTGACGACGGCATTTTAAAAATGACTGATCGATTAGATAAGTTTGGTTCAGGCCAGCAAACCTTTGACCGCATTATGGCAGCTAAAGAGCTATTTCCGATCATTAACGTTGATTTGATTTTTGGCTTTCGTGGGCAAACAGAAGAGATTATTCGGTCTGACCTTGAAATGGCGTCTAAACTCGATCCGCGCCAAATTACCACTTATCCATTGATGATCACCCATCAAACGCGTAAAAGTGTCAAAGCAGATCTGGCAGCACCTCATGGTGAAATGGTTAATCAGTACCGCCAAATTTTAAATCGCTTAACTGGGCAATATACTCAATTGTCTGCATGGGCGTTTGGTAAAACCAATGATGAAGGTTTTGATGAGTATGTGATCGACTATGATGAATATCTTGGTGTCGGTTCAGGCTCATTTAGTTTTTTAAATGACACCTTATATGTAAATACTTTTTCGCTAAAAAAATATCAACAACGTATTGCTGAAGGTCGAATGGCTGTTGAGCAACAGAAAAAATATCAGCTAAAAGAAGTCATGCAGTATCGTTTTTTACTGGGGATGTTTTCTGGGCGTTTATCGCGTCAATATTTTCGCGATACTTTTAACGTTAATTTAGATACCGCCTTGTTTAAAGAAATGGCATCAATGAAAGCGATGGGGGCACTGAAAAATGATCCTATTAATCCTGACAAACTGATTGTGACCGACAATGGCAAAATGCTCGGATTATTGATGATGAAGGAGTTTTACTCGGGTATGGACAATGTGCGCGCCCAATTACGTCAACCACTTGCTGAAGCGGATATGTGA
- a CDS encoding PfkB family carbohydrate kinase — MANILLLANINCDRILMLDKPLQTGGRFHYQDGGLRLGGGGANTGLGLVWAQHNVSLVSEVGSDDIGDWILAKASTLGLDCRLVHRFSGNTCEMLLVMTPDGERTIIRPQRPIFELPVPPKWHHWDAFYINSSAKGAGVWAANAIASNPNCKVISQLAKDERNRPCHVLIASITDMQGRCNQDPWLFAYAIAGDALEYFIVTDGDQGAMVYSADDEQHVPAVIADVIDTTGAGDAYAAGVIHGLCQQMSIIDAMHEGALWASFAVATQSSIPGEALKQYLS; from the coding sequence ATGGCTAATATTCTTTTGCTTGCCAATATTAATTGTGATCGCATTCTAATGCTTGATAAACCCTTACAAACCGGTGGTCGATTTCATTATCAAGACGGTGGGTTACGTTTAGGCGGTGGCGGCGCGAACACTGGCCTAGGTTTAGTATGGGCCCAGCACAATGTGTCATTGGTGAGTGAGGTTGGCAGTGATGATATTGGCGATTGGATTTTAGCTAAGGCCAGCACTTTAGGGCTTGATTGTCGCTTAGTGCATCGTTTTAGTGGCAATACGTGTGAGATGCTATTGGTGATGACCCCGGATGGTGAACGCACCATTATTCGCCCTCAGCGACCTATTTTTGAACTGCCAGTGCCGCCTAAATGGCATCATTGGGATGCCTTTTATATTAACTCTTCGGCAAAAGGTGCTGGTGTTTGGGCGGCAAATGCTATTGCATCCAATCCTAACTGCAAAGTGATATCTCAACTGGCGAAAGATGAACGTAACCGTCCTTGTCATGTACTCATCGCGTCGATTACCGACATGCAAGGGCGCTGTAATCAAGACCCATGGCTATTTGCTTACGCGATTGCGGGTGATGCATTGGAGTACTTTATTGTCACCGATGGTGACCAGGGGGCTATGGTGTACAGTGCCGACGATGAACAACATGTGCCCGCGGTTATTGCTGACGTTATTGACACCACTGGGGCCGGCGATGCTTATGCTGCTGGGGTTATTCATGGTTTATGTCAGCAGATGTCAATTATCGATGCGATGCATGAAGGCGCTTTGTGGGCATCATTTGCCGTTGCCACCCAAAGCTCAATTCCTGGCGAGGCCTTAAAACAGTACTTAAGTTAA
- the yqfB gene encoding N(4)-acetylcytidine aminohydrolase, whose translation MSAAPTQITFFEFLTPLVASGLKTITIRDISESHYQPGSQVEVFTLENHIKVCDIMILAVEPLAFADINEFHAAQESLPLAELKLLIQKVYPNQPTLFMISFKLVAA comes from the coding sequence ATGTCAGCTGCACCAACGCAAATTACCTTTTTTGAATTTTTAACGCCGTTAGTCGCATCTGGACTAAAAACCATTACTATCCGCGATATAAGCGAGAGCCATTACCAACCTGGTAGCCAAGTTGAGGTGTTCACCCTCGAAAACCATATTAAAGTGTGTGACATTATGATTTTGGCGGTTGAGCCATTAGCATTTGCTGACATTAATGAGTTTCATGCCGCCCAAGAAAGCTTGCCATTAGCAGAGTTAAAGCTGCTTATTCAGAAGGTCTATCCTAATCAGCCAACATTATTTATGATTTCATTTAAATTGGTTGCAGCTTAA